In a single window of the Phaeobacter sp. G2 genome:
- the bamA gene encoding outer membrane protein assembly factor BamA, with translation MVWGKNVGISCGKRVKRTNILYRGVSVIALTVTFGLGLSPNFAEAQNYRFNQVQVEGNQRIQTSTIVAYTGIERGKTVSAGKLNDAYQNIVDSGVFESVELVPKGNTLVIKVTEFPTINKINFEGNRRIKDENLSEIIESSPRRVFNPAVAEQDAAAIAEAYGVQGRLASRVTPRIIRRSDNRVDLVFEISEGDTTEVERVSFLGNQVYSDRRLRRVLETKQAGFLRAFINKDTLIEDRIDFDKQILRDFYLSRGYVDFRVNSANAEVTRERDAVFLVVDVSEGQQFSFGDITVTSEMSEADADVFRRVLKSKPGITYSPTVVETEIERMENLALRLGIDFLRIEPRVTRNDRDLTLDVEYVLTRGPRVFVERIDIEGNTTTLDRVIRQQFRTVEGDPFNPREIRRTAERIRALGFFSESDVDVREGSSPSQVVVDVNVAEQPTGSLSLGGSYSVNDGFGISLGLSENNFLGRGQRLSFAIATATEADEYVLGFVEPHLLGRDLRFSFDLGLSESDSSFSEYDTKRAFLSPALSFKLSESSALRVSYSWNTAEMIARADRSYIGGTYPSAAPTIVNEIAQGERSSSVFGLKYTYDSRLNGLDPNAGFLFEVGADYAGLGGDNEFLKTSTKFVAQKTIFNEEVTLRATLETGALHWMGNNNSRSLDRYVLSPSIMRGFEPGGIGPRDRSARPDGTTYDDFLGGNIFAVARFDAEFPLGLPDELGLRGALFYDVGNLWGLNDVDTSGSTNIVGRDGSFRHVVGFSVLWTTGLGPLRFNFSKALKKEDFDQEQSFDLTLQARF, from the coding sequence ATGGTCTGGGGCAAGAACGTGGGCATATCCTGCGGTAAGCGCGTAAAGCGTACCAATATTTTGTATCGTGGCGTATCTGTGATCGCCTTAACTGTTACTTTCGGGCTTGGGCTGTCACCCAATTTTGCCGAGGCACAGAACTACCGGTTCAACCAAGTGCAAGTTGAGGGTAACCAGCGTATCCAAACCTCAACTATTGTTGCCTATACGGGCATCGAACGGGGGAAGACCGTTTCTGCCGGCAAGCTGAACGATGCCTATCAGAACATCGTCGACAGTGGTGTGTTTGAAAGCGTCGAACTGGTTCCCAAAGGGAATACCCTGGTCATCAAGGTGACAGAATTCCCGACCATCAATAAAATCAACTTTGAAGGCAATCGCCGTATCAAAGATGAGAATCTCTCCGAAATTATCGAATCGTCACCGCGCCGGGTGTTTAATCCGGCCGTCGCAGAACAGGATGCGGCAGCCATCGCTGAAGCCTACGGCGTGCAGGGGCGGCTGGCATCGCGGGTAACCCCACGGATCATTCGCCGCAGCGACAACCGTGTTGATCTGGTGTTTGAAATCTCCGAAGGCGACACCACCGAAGTTGAACGGGTGTCCTTTCTTGGCAACCAGGTCTATTCGGACCGCAGGCTGCGTCGGGTTCTGGAAACCAAACAGGCTGGTTTCCTGCGCGCTTTTATCAACAAAGACACTTTGATCGAAGACCGTATCGACTTTGACAAACAGATCCTGCGCGATTTTTACCTGTCCCGCGGCTATGTCGATTTCCGGGTCAACAGCGCCAATGCCGAGGTCACCCGCGAGCGTGACGCGGTCTTCTTGGTGGTTGATGTCTCCGAGGGACAGCAGTTCTCCTTTGGCGATATTACGGTCACCAGCGAGATGTCTGAAGCCGACGCGGATGTGTTCCGCAGGGTGCTCAAATCCAAACCGGGTATTACCTATTCACCCACCGTGGTTGAAACAGAAATCGAACGCATGGAAAACCTGGCCCTGCGCTTGGGCATCGATTTCCTGCGGATTGAACCTCGGGTGACGCGCAATGATCGCGATCTGACCCTTGATGTCGAATATGTTCTCACCCGTGGGCCTCGTGTCTTTGTTGAGCGTATCGATATCGAGGGTAACACAACGACGCTGGACCGGGTGATCCGCCAGCAGTTCCGCACGGTCGAAGGCGATCCCTTCAACCCACGTGAGATCCGGCGCACGGCGGAACGTATTCGCGCCCTTGGTTTCTTCTCTGAATCAGACGTTGATGTCCGCGAGGGAAGTTCACCCAGCCAAGTGGTAGTGGACGTCAATGTTGCAGAACAGCCCACCGGCTCGCTGAGCCTTGGTGGCTCCTATTCGGTAAACGATGGCTTTGGCATTTCGCTCGGGTTAAGCGAAAACAATTTCCTGGGCCGTGGGCAGCGTCTTTCCTTCGCTATTGCAACAGCGACTGAAGCGGACGAATATGTCCTAGGGTTTGTTGAGCCGCATCTGTTGGGCCGCGATCTACGCTTCAGTTTTGACCTTGGGCTTTCTGAATCAGACTCGAGTTTTTCTGAGTATGATACCAAGCGTGCGTTTCTGTCCCCAGCGCTTTCCTTCAAGCTGAGCGAGAGCTCAGCCTTGCGGGTGAGCTACTCTTGGAATACCGCCGAGATGATTGCGCGGGCTGATAGGAGCTACATTGGCGGCACTTACCCGTCTGCGGCGCCGACAATTGTAAATGAAATCGCCCAAGGGGAACGTTCCAGCAGCGTTTTTGGTCTGAAATACACCTATGATAGCCGGTTGAATGGTCTGGACCCCAATGCAGGATTTCTTTTTGAAGTCGGCGCGGATTATGCTGGTCTTGGTGGTGACAATGAGTTCCTGAAGACAAGCACAAAATTTGTGGCTCAAAAAACGATCTTCAACGAAGAGGTAACTCTGCGCGCGACGTTGGAAACTGGTGCTCTGCATTGGATGGGGAACAACAATAGCCGGTCCTTGGATCGGTATGTTCTTTCCCCGTCCATCATGCGGGGGTTTGAACCCGGTGGTATTGGTCCACGGGATCGTTCTGCGCGGCCCGATGGCACTACTTATGATGACTTCCTTGGCGGCAATATATTTGCTGTAGCGCGATTTGATGCTGAATTTCCGCTGGGGCTGCCCGATGAGCTGGGGCTTCGTGGGGCGTTGTTCTATGACGTTGGCAACCTCTGGGGGTTGAACGATGTTGATACCTCCGGCAGCACAAACATCGTCGGTCGCGACGGGTCTTTCCGTCATGTGGTTGGCTTTTCGGTGCTTTGGACAACGGGGCTTGGGCCGCTGCGGTTCAATTTTTCCAAGGCGCTCAAGAAAGAAGACTTTGACCAGGAACAAAGCTTCGATCTGACCCTACAGGCGCGGTTCTAA
- a CDS encoding OmpH family outer membrane protein: MTTAAAPAAAQQGLPLGGFELGQNVQLGTPQSGLLTIQPDRLFSESLFGKRVAQEIEAEGAVLTAENRNIEADLRAEEQELTARRSAMEAEAFRTLADAFDRKVQETRSTQDQKLREISQLGETARREFFAASLPVLEGIMRETGAGVILDHSTVFLSADVVDITDLAITRIDKVLGDGVDQPDGAQDQ, translated from the coding sequence CTGACAACAGCAGCAGCGCCCGCTGCGGCGCAGCAGGGCCTGCCACTGGGTGGGTTCGAGCTGGGGCAGAACGTGCAGCTGGGAACGCCTCAAAGCGGCTTGCTGACCATTCAGCCGGACCGGCTGTTTTCAGAAAGCCTGTTTGGCAAGCGCGTGGCGCAGGAGATCGAGGCCGAAGGCGCTGTTTTGACGGCCGAAAATCGCAACATCGAGGCTGATTTGCGGGCCGAAGAACAGGAATTGACCGCCCGACGCAGTGCAATGGAGGCAGAAGCCTTTCGCACCCTCGCCGATGCCTTTGACCGCAAGGTGCAAGAAACCCGCAGCACGCAGGACCAAAAACTTCGTGAAATCAGTCAGCTCGGAGAGACCGCCCGGCGCGAGTTTTTTGCCGCCTCTCTTCCCGTGCTGGAAGGGATCATGCGCGAAACCGGGGCCGGGGTGATTCTCGACCATTCCACCGTCTTTCTCAGCGCAGATGTGGTGGATATCACCGATCTGGCGATCACGCGGATCGACAAGGTCCTGGGCGATGGTGTGGATCAGCCCGACGGGGCTCAGGATCAATAG
- the fabZ gene encoding 3-hydroxyacyl-ACP dehydratase FabZ encodes MTAELQSADIHLIQRILPHRYPFLLVDKVVDIDGINSARGIKNVTMNEPHFQGHFPGTPIMPGVTIVEAMAQTAGVMLGVALDMVDRDLLIYFMNIDKCKFRRKVIPGDVLEMKVEILRGKAGGKIFKFKGLATVEGETAAEAEFTAMVDIQKD; translated from the coding sequence ATGACCGCTGAGCTACAGAGCGCCGACATTCACCTTATTCAGCGGATCCTGCCGCATCGTTACCCATTCCTGCTGGTCGATAAGGTGGTCGACATCGACGGAATTAATTCGGCGCGTGGCATCAAGAACGTGACCATGAACGAGCCGCATTTTCAGGGCCATTTTCCGGGCACACCGATCATGCCAGGGGTCACAATTGTTGAGGCCATGGCGCAGACCGCTGGTGTTATGCTGGGGGTCGCTTTGGACATGGTCGACCGCGATCTGTTGATCTACTTCATGAATATCGACAAGTGCAAATTCCGCCGCAAAGTCATTCCAGGTGACGTGCTGGAAATGAAGGTTGAGATCTTGCGCGGCAAGGCTGGCGGCAAAATCTTTAAATTCAAGGGCCTTGCCACTGTTGAGGGGGAAACTGCCGCCGAGGCAGAGTTCACCGCAATGGTGGATATTCAAAAGGATTGA
- the lpxA gene encoding acyl-ACP--UDP-N-acetylglucosamine O-acyltransferase has translation MSQIHPSAVVEEGARIGEGCQIGPFCHIGPEVVLGARVTLKSHVVITGDCEIGDDTEVFSFAVLGEIPQDLKFQGEKSRTVIGKRNRIREHVTVNAGTEGGGGVTRIGDDGLFMAGCHIAHDAIVGDRVIVVNSAAVAGHCVLEDDVIIGGLSGIHQWVRIGRGAIIGAVTMVTNDVIPYGLVQAPRGGLDGLNLVGLKRRGVTRSDITALRAAFQMLAQGEGTFQERARRLGDETESAYVEEIVAFITGQTDRSFLTPGG, from the coding sequence ATGAGCCAAATTCACCCCAGTGCGGTGGTCGAAGAGGGCGCCAGGATTGGTGAGGGCTGCCAGATTGGGCCCTTTTGCCATATCGGCCCCGAGGTGGTTCTGGGTGCGCGGGTGACGCTGAAATCCCATGTAGTGATCACCGGGGATTGCGAGATTGGTGATGACACCGAGGTGTTCTCTTTTGCGGTGCTTGGTGAGATCCCACAGGATCTCAAGTTCCAGGGCGAGAAAAGTCGCACAGTCATTGGCAAGCGCAACCGCATTCGTGAACATGTCACGGTCAATGCCGGCACTGAAGGGGGCGGCGGCGTGACCCGAATTGGCGATGATGGGCTGTTTATGGCCGGCTGCCATATTGCCCATGATGCCATTGTGGGCGACCGGGTGATTGTCGTGAATTCCGCTGCGGTGGCCGGGCACTGTGTGCTTGAGGACGATGTGATCATTGGTGGGCTTTCCGGCATTCACCAATGGGTTCGTATTGGTCGCGGCGCCATTATTGGTGCTGTGACAATGGTGACCAATGATGTGATCCCCTACGGCCTGGTTCAGGCGCCGCGCGGCGGGCTGGATGGGCTCAACCTTGTTGGTCTGAAACGGCGCGGCGTGACGCGCTCTGACATCACCGCTTTGCGGGCGGCATTTCAGATGTTGGCCCAGGGCGAGGGCACCTTTCAGGAACGCGCCCGGCGTTTGGGGGACGAGACCGAAAGCGCCTATGTTGAAGAAATCGTTGCCTTTATTACCGGGCAGACCGATCGCTCTTTCCTGACGCCCGGAGGCTGA
- the lpxI gene encoding UDP-2,3-diacylglucosamine diphosphatase LpxI (LpxI, functionally equivalent to LpxH, replaces it in LPS biosynthesis in a minority of bacteria.), with protein MLAVIAGTGLLPKEICDRQTRRALICAMEGSEPDCVDAEISFRIEHLGSFFARLKSAGVTEVCLAGAVSRPPIDPTAIDAATLPMVPVIQAALGAGDDGALRAVMGLIEAAGFTLRAAHEVAPELLMAEGVATQVQPGAIDKADAERGAEVVAAMSAADIGQCCAIRARQAIAVENAFGTNWMLQSLVNRPDGQGGILFKAPKPGQDRRADLPAIGPQTVELAAKAGLSGIVLEAGGVIVLEQDAVIAACDRLGLFLWLRAS; from the coding sequence ATGCTTGCTGTCATTGCCGGAACCGGGCTTTTGCCCAAGGAAATATGCGACCGCCAGACCCGGCGCGCGCTGATCTGCGCCATGGAGGGCTCTGAGCCGGACTGCGTCGATGCAGAGATTTCCTTTCGCATTGAACATCTCGGCAGTTTTTTTGCGCGGCTGAAATCCGCAGGCGTGACCGAGGTCTGTCTGGCCGGCGCGGTCAGCCGCCCGCCCATTGATCCGACCGCTATTGATGCCGCCACCCTGCCGATGGTGCCGGTTATCCAGGCGGCTTTGGGAGCCGGCGACGACGGGGCCCTGCGCGCGGTGATGGGGCTGATCGAGGCCGCGGGCTTTACCCTGCGGGCGGCACATGAGGTCGCACCAGAACTGTTGATGGCAGAGGGTGTTGCCACTCAGGTCCAGCCCGGCGCAATCGACAAAGCGGATGCCGAGCGCGGCGCCGAGGTGGTTGCGGCCATGTCCGCAGCGGATATTGGCCAGTGCTGCGCCATTCGGGCTCGTCAGGCAATCGCCGTGGAAAATGCCTTTGGCACCAACTGGATGCTTCAAAGCCTGGTAAATCGACCGGATGGACAGGGCGGCATCTTGTTCAAGGCGCCCAAACCCGGCCAGGATCGCCGCGCTGACCTGCCTGCCATTGGGCCGCAGACGGTTGAGCTGGCGGCCAAGGCCGGATTGTCGGGGATCGTGCTGGAGGCCGGCGGCGTTATCGTGCTGGAGCAGGACGCGGTGATTGCGGCTTGTGATCGCCTTGGGCTGTTTCTCTGGTTACGCGCCTCGTGA
- the lpxB gene encoding lipid-A-disaccharide synthase, translating to MSLKVFILAGEPSGDRLGGALMAGLKTLRPDVSFEGIGGTLMAEQGLHSRFAMAELSVMGLAEVLPKYRHLKRRIRETAEAVIAQNPDVLITIDSPDFSLRVASLVKAGSDIRTVHYVAPSVWAWRPNRAVKMARSIDQVLALLPFEPPLMQAAGMDCDFVGHPVVAEPLATDAEIAEFRAKFDLGEAPLVLALPGSRRSEVTRLGPVFGEALQAFAHLHPGYRAVVPCAAPVADLVRAQAEDWPKNTLFLDPNSHDSQAYAAIKRAAFAASDLALAASGTVSLELAANATPMVIAYRFQWLTWQVMKRMALVDTVTLVNLVSETRVVPECLGPECTAENIARQLDALAQAPELQKAAMAVTMQRLGQGGEEPGLRAARAVLHRLP from the coding sequence GTGAGCCTTAAGGTCTTTATCCTGGCGGGGGAGCCCTCGGGCGACAGGCTGGGGGGCGCCTTGATGGCGGGGCTCAAGACCCTGCGCCCGGATGTCAGTTTTGAGGGGATCGGCGGCACATTGATGGCCGAACAGGGGCTGCACTCTCGATTTGCGATGGCGGAGCTGTCGGTCATGGGGCTGGCAGAGGTGCTGCCCAAGTACCGTCATCTCAAACGGCGTATCCGCGAGACGGCAGAGGCAGTGATTGCCCAGAACCCTGACGTTCTAATCACCATCGACAGCCCGGATTTTTCCCTGCGGGTTGCCAGCTTGGTCAAGGCTGGTAGTGATATTCGCACCGTGCATTATGTTGCCCCTTCGGTTTGGGCCTGGCGCCCCAACCGGGCGGTAAAGATGGCGCGGAGCATTGATCAGGTTCTCGCGCTGCTGCCGTTTGAGCCGCCCTTGATGCAAGCGGCAGGAATGGACTGCGATTTTGTCGGCCATCCGGTTGTGGCAGAGCCACTGGCAACAGACGCTGAAATAGCAGAGTTTCGCGCCAAATTTGATCTCGGTGAGGCGCCGTTGGTGCTGGCTTTGCCCGGCTCCAGACGGTCAGAGGTCACCCGGTTGGGGCCTGTTTTTGGCGAAGCCTTGCAGGCCTTTGCGCATCTTCATCCAGGCTACAGGGCGGTGGTTCCCTGTGCCGCGCCGGTGGCTGATCTGGTACGGGCCCAGGCCGAGGATTGGCCCAAAAACACCCTTTTTCTGGATCCCAACAGCCATGATTCCCAGGCCTATGCCGCAATCAAGCGCGCTGCCTTTGCAGCGTCAGATCTGGCGCTTGCGGCCTCGGGGACGGTCTCTTTGGAGCTGGCCGCCAATGCAACGCCCATGGTGATTGCCTATCGGTTTCAGTGGCTCACCTGGCAGGTGATGAAACGCATGGCGCTGGTGGATACGGTGACCTTGGTCAATCTGGTAAGTGAAACCCGCGTAGTACCAGAATGCCTGGGCCCTGAGTGCACAGCCGAAAACATTGCGAGGCAATTGGACGCGCTGGCACAGGCGCCTGAGCTGCAAAAGGCGGCAATGGCAGTGACCATGCAGCGTTTGGGGCAGGGCGGTGAGGAACCGGGGCTGCGCGCTGCCAGGGCGGTACTCCACCGCCTCCCCTAA
- the mnmA gene encoding tRNA 2-thiouridine(34) synthase MnmA — protein MALDTDTPLNSLGFAKPPSETRVVVAMSGGVDSSVVAAYLSEQGYDVIGVTLQLYDHGAALAKKGACCAGIDIHDARRVAEERGFPHYVLDYENIFKDAVIDEFADSYLAGATPVPCIRCNERVKFKDLLETARDLEADCMATGHYIQRKMGDRGAELHSAEDANRDQSYFLFSTTPEQLDYLRFPLGHLPSKDATREMAAQYGLAVADKPDSQDICFVPDGNYTSVIEKLRPGAAEPGEIVHADGRVLGSHTGVIHYTIGQRRGLGIGGLTEPLYVVRLDVDKKQVIVGPKELLATRTIPVREINWLGDEPFDSRKEWQVMVKVRSTRPPREAIIRPLSATTAEVELLTPEEGVSPGQACVFYDSDSSRIYGGGWIWRGY, from the coding sequence ATGGCACTGGATACCGATACCCCGCTGAACTCACTTGGCTTTGCCAAACCGCCCTCAGAAACCCGTGTGGTGGTGGCCATGTCCGGCGGGGTCGACAGCTCGGTTGTTGCCGCCTACCTCTCCGAGCAGGGCTATGATGTGATTGGGGTGACCTTGCAGCTCTATGACCATGGTGCGGCATTGGCCAAAAAAGGCGCCTGCTGCGCTGGCATTGATATTCATGATGCACGCCGGGTCGCCGAAGAGCGCGGCTTCCCCCATTATGTGCTTGATTATGAAAACATCTTCAAAGATGCCGTGATCGACGAATTCGCCGACAGCTATCTGGCCGGGGCAACGCCTGTGCCCTGTATTCGCTGCAATGAGCGGGTGAAATTCAAGGATCTGCTGGAAACTGCCCGCGATCTAGAGGCGGACTGCATGGCGACCGGGCATTACATTCAGCGCAAGATGGGCGACAGAGGTGCCGAGTTGCACAGCGCAGAAGATGCGAATCGCGATCAGAGCTATTTTCTGTTCTCCACCACGCCTGAGCAGCTGGACTATCTGCGGTTTCCCTTGGGGCATCTGCCTTCAAAGGACGCAACCCGCGAGATGGCGGCACAATACGGCCTAGCGGTGGCGGATAAGCCGGACAGCCAGGACATTTGTTTTGTACCAGATGGAAACTATACCTCCGTCATCGAGAAATTGCGTCCCGGCGCAGCGGAACCCGGCGAAATCGTCCATGCGGATGGTCGCGTCTTGGGCAGCCATACCGGCGTTATCCACTACACAATCGGCCAGCGGCGCGGGCTGGGCATTGGCGGGTTGACAGAGCCGCTCTATGTGGTGCGGCTGGATGTGGACAAAAAGCAGGTGATTGTCGGCCCCAAAGAGCTGTTGGCGACCCGCACCATTCCGGTGCGCGAAATCAACTGGCTCGGGGATGAGCCCTTTGACAGCCGCAAGGAATGGCAGGTCATGGTCAAGGTCCGTTCAACCCGGCCGCCGCGCGAAGCAATCATTCGCCCGCTCAGCGCCACCACCGCCGAGGTCGAACTGCTGACACCCGAGGAAGGCGTCTCTCCGGGGCAGGCCTGTGTGTTTTACGACTCCGACAGCAGCCGTATCTATGGCGGCGGCTGGATCTGGCGCGGCTATTAA
- a CDS encoding DUF1153 domain-containing protein encodes MFLKKVEGPRAVTLPDGSTMTRADLPPENTRRWVASRKAAVVRGVLYGLLPQTEALRRYGLSEEEFRSWISAVADHGEEALKTTRLKDYRKH; translated from the coding sequence ATGTTTCTGAAGAAAGTTGAGGGTCCGCGCGCTGTTACGTTGCCTGATGGCAGCACGATGACTCGTGCTGATTTGCCGCCGGAAAATACCAGACGCTGGGTGGCCTCCCGCAAGGCCGCAGTGGTGCGCGGCGTGCTGTATGGGCTGCTGCCCCAGACCGAAGCCCTGCGTCGATACGGGCTGAGTGAGGAAGAGTTTCGCAGCTGGATTTCCGCCGTTGCAGACCACGGGGAAGAGGCGCTCAAGACCACTCGACTAAAAGACTACCGTAAACACTGA